From the Temnothorax longispinosus isolate EJ_2023e chromosome 6, Tlon_JGU_v1, whole genome shotgun sequence genome, one window contains:
- the LOC139814505 gene encoding calnexin — translation MARIVACVVLVCLSACCSILSADENSDSSVSDAIPKPIYKSPELSGFAHLAEHFDSEERFRSSWVLSEAKKDDIDEDIAKYDGIWSIEEPKRHGEDGDLGLVLKSKARHAAVSTLLTKPFYFEDKPLIVQYEVNFQEGQECGGAYLKLLTLDDKYGDLKQFQDKTPYTIMFGPDKCGNDHKLHFIFRHKNPLNGTITEKHCKKGKDRLEDYFKDKNPHLYTLIVRPDNIYEIKVDNKLQSSGSLLDDFAPPVNPPLEIEDPDDKQPEDWDDREKIPDPLAEKPDDWDEDAPAQIVDEEDVMPVGWLEDEPPMIPNPDSVKPDDWDVEMDGEWEAPEVPNPKCADVPGCGPYKQKMKKNPRYKGKWLAPLVNNPNYKGKWKPKLIHNPDYFNDEHPFKMLPISAVGFELWSMSPDIYFDNIIVTDDEKVAKKWADDTFEIRRVKIAEENLSVWTRIVKFTTDHPWIWAVYLLLTAIPVVLLMYYCCFSEDKTDFKEEDDEKPFLGMNDDLDEAVENENQQNSEQKPIIEEIEDTEKETGTEEVIDIDKDTSLISGDGPRRRKPNKE, via the exons ATGGCAAGAATCGTAGCGTGTGTTGTGCTTGTTTGCCTGAGTGCGTGTTGTAGTATATTAAGTGCGGATGAGAACAGCGACAGCAGTGTCAGTGATGCAATACCGAAGCCGATTTACAAAAGTCCAGAACTTTCCGGCTTCGCTCACCTAGCGGAGCACTTTGACAGCGAAGAGAGATTTAGGAGTTCGTGGGTGTTGTCGGAAGCAAAGAAGGACGATATCGACGAAGATATCGCTAAATATGAcg gAATTTGGTCCATTGAGGAACCTAAGAGACATGGCGAGGACGGAGATCTAGGATTAGTGCTTAAGAGCAAAGCTAGACATGCTGCCGTTTCTACTTTATTAACTAAGCCATTTTACTTCGAAGACAAGCCCTTGATTGTACAGTATGAGGTTAATTTCCAAGAGGGACAGGAATGTGGCGGTGCCTATCTTAAGCTGCTCACGTTAGATGATAAATATGGGGACTTGAAACAGTTCCAAGACAAAACACCATATACCATAATGTTTGGGCCTGATAAGTGTGGCAACGATCACAAG ctccattttatatttcgaCATAAAAATCCATTAAACGGTACAATCACAGAGAAACACTGTAAGAAAGGGAAGGACCGTCTGGAAGATTATTTCAAAGATAAGAACCCGCATTTGTATACTCTGATCGTACGGCCTGATAACATTTACGAAATCAAAGTAGATAATAAACTTCAAAGCTCGGGCTCGTTACTAGACGATTTCGCTCCTCCTGTGAATCCACCTCTGGAGATAGAAGATCCCGACGATAAGCAGCCTGAAGATTGGGACGACCGAGAAAAGATTCCCGATCCATTAGCGGAGAAGCCCGATGACTGGGACGAAGATGCTCCGGCACAGATAGTCGACGAGGAAGACGTCATGCCGGTGGGATGGCTCGAGGACGAGCCGCCCATGATTCCGAATCCGGATTCGGTTAAGCCCGATGATTGGGACGTCGAGATGGACGGTGAATGGGAGGCTCCAGAAGTACCAAATCCGAAATGCGCGGACGTTCCTGGTTGCGGACCGTATAAGCAGAAAATGAAGAAGAATCCACGATACAAAGGAAAATGGCTGGCGCCGCTCGTTAACAATCCTAATTACAAGGGGAAATGGAAGCCTAAACTTATACACAATCCTGATTACTTTAATGATGAACATCCGTTCAAGATGTTGCCAATT AGCGCCGTTGGTTTTGAACTGTGGTCGATGTCTCCCGATATATATTTCGACAATATAATTGTAACAGATGATGAGAAAGTTGCGAAGAAATGGGCGGATGATACTTTTGAGATTCGACGTGTTAAAATTGCTGAGGAAAAC CTGAGTGTATGGACTCGGATCgttaaatttactacagaCCATCCATGGATATGGGCAGTATATCTATTGCTAACTGCGATACCAGTAGTACTGTTAATGTATTATTGCTGCTTTTCCGAG GACAAAACAGACTTTAAAGAAGAAGATGATGAAAAGCCGTTTTTGGGGATGAACGATGATCTCGACGAGGCTGTGGAAAATGAAAATCAGCAAAATTCTGAACAAAAACCTATTATAGAAGAAATAGAAGATACAGAGAAAGAGACTGGAACGGAGGAAGTAATAGATATTGATAAG GATACATCACTGATCAGTGGCGATGGACCACGACGAAGAAAACCAAATAAAGAATAg
- the LOC139814515 gene encoding transmembrane protein 14C — protein MPIDIAAFAYAAAVAGGGVLGYVKSSSIPSLAAGLLFGSVLGYGAYQTSQDPTNVAVFLGTSTALGGLMGYRFYNSGKIMPAGVIAMLSAVMVVRTVARYFSPPLKTE, from the exons ATGCCGATTGACATCGCCGCGTTCGCGTACGCCGCCGCGGTCGCCGGCGGCGGGGTGTTAGGTTACGTGAAGTCGA GTTCCATCCCCTCGCTGGCCGCGGGGCTTCTGTTCGGTTCGGTTCTGGGCTACGGCGCTTATCAGACCTCCCAGGATCCGACCAACGTCGCGGTTTTCCTGGGGACCAGCACGGCCCTCGGCGGCCTGATGGGATATCGATTTTACAACAGCGGGAAGATCATGCCAGCTGGAGTGATCGCTATGCTGAG cgCCGTCATGGTCGTGAGGACAGTTGCGAGATATTTCTCACCGCCCTTGAAGACTGAGTga
- the Gclm gene encoding glutamate--cysteine ligase regulatory subunit isoform X1 — protein MLSHSLLVNTGNILSLSEARLKASQNSTDELIETLKIVLNDERSKGNDTTIINGKRDTSLQDVDRKDLKVTVKVFISSPDVDSLKEALDQALEALCTGTIESLVIAYKSAEGPEDILSSLKKIWSVVEEYVKADKLSSVGLSDINTNTFIELFQWADVKPNIVQINLATCCVVPPVLQEFTKENDIQLLTHSDPSREYFSIETIATASVKRSFYFPASCFIEILPQEVLEKIFGSTAYLHWLIRYQIHLKCRGILSSKGYLLRINKSNVKP, from the exons ATGCTCTCGCACAGTTTGCTCGTTAACACTGGGAATATACTCTCCCTGAGCGAGGCGAGGCTAAAAGCCAGTCAGAATTCCACGGATGAG TTGATCGAGACCCTGAAGATCGTTCTGAACGATGAAAGAAGCAAGGGGAACGACACGACAATT ATCAATGGAAAGAGGGACACGAGTCTACAGGACGTGGATAGAAAAGACTTGAAGGTCACGGTAAAAGTATTTATCTCGTCACCTGATGTCGACTCGTTGAAGGAAGCGTTGGACCAAG CACTCGAAGCGCTATGTACGGGCACCATAGAGTCCTTAGTGATAGCTTACAAAAGCGCCGAAGGTCCTGAAGATATATTGTCATCCCTGAAAAAGATATGGTCCGTGGTTGAAGAATATGTAAAAGCTGATAAATTGTCCAGCGTTGGATTGAGCGACATTAATACAAACACTTTCATCGAATTGTTCCAATGGGCTGAC GTGAAACCAAACATTGTACAGATCAATCTAGCCACGTGCTGCGTGGTGCCCCCCGTCCTGCAGGAATTCACTAAAGAAAACGACATTCAACTGTTGACGCACAGCGATCCCAGTCGTGAGTATTTTTCGATCGAAACAATTGCAACTGCGAGCGTAAAACGTTCGTTCTATTTTCCGGCATCTtgttttatagaaattctCCCTCAAGAAGTGTTGGAGAAAATATTTGGCTCTACCGCCTATTTGCACTGGCTGATAAGATACCAAATTCACCTCAAATGCCGTGGAATTTTATCGTCGAAAGGATACTTACTGCGCATTAATAAGTCAAATGTTAAACCTTAA
- the Gclm gene encoding glutamate--cysteine ligase regulatory subunit isoform X2, producing the protein MLSHSLLVNTGNILSLSEARLKASQNSTDELIETLKIVLNDERSKGNDTTIINGKRDTSLQDVDRKDLKVTVKVFISSPDVDSLKEALDQALEALCTGTIESLVIAYKSAEGPEDILSSLKKIWSVVEEYVKADKLSSVGLSDINTNTFIELFQWADVKPNIVQINLATCCVVPPVLQEFTKENDIQLLTHSDPSQILPQEVLEKIFGSTAYLHWLIRYQIHLKCRGILSSKGYLLRINKSNVKP; encoded by the exons ATGCTCTCGCACAGTTTGCTCGTTAACACTGGGAATATACTCTCCCTGAGCGAGGCGAGGCTAAAAGCCAGTCAGAATTCCACGGATGAG TTGATCGAGACCCTGAAGATCGTTCTGAACGATGAAAGAAGCAAGGGGAACGACACGACAATT ATCAATGGAAAGAGGGACACGAGTCTACAGGACGTGGATAGAAAAGACTTGAAGGTCACGGTAAAAGTATTTATCTCGTCACCTGATGTCGACTCGTTGAAGGAAGCGTTGGACCAAG CACTCGAAGCGCTATGTACGGGCACCATAGAGTCCTTAGTGATAGCTTACAAAAGCGCCGAAGGTCCTGAAGATATATTGTCATCCCTGAAAAAGATATGGTCCGTGGTTGAAGAATATGTAAAAGCTGATAAATTGTCCAGCGTTGGATTGAGCGACATTAATACAAACACTTTCATCGAATTGTTCCAATGGGCTGAC GTGAAACCAAACATTGTACAGATCAATCTAGCCACGTGCTGCGTGGTGCCCCCCGTCCTGCAGGAATTCACTAAAGAAAACGACATTCAACTGTTGACGCACAGCGATCCCAGTC aaattctCCCTCAAGAAGTGTTGGAGAAAATATTTGGCTCTACCGCCTATTTGCACTGGCTGATAAGATACCAAATTCACCTCAAATGCCGTGGAATTTTATCGTCGAAAGGATACTTACTGCGCATTAATAAGTCAAATGTTAAACCTTAA